A portion of the Girardinichthys multiradiatus isolate DD_20200921_A chromosome 23, DD_fGirMul_XY1, whole genome shotgun sequence genome contains these proteins:
- the flrt1b gene encoding leucine-rich repeat transmembrane protein FLRT1, whose product MAAESLAELRDWLFLLLLVLTLLAEVLELAAAAIAMETGEGDEGIVCPSVCRCDEGFVYCNDRGLSIIPPLPLTAAILYLQSNRLSNAGLPQSLERSTSIRVIYLYANQLDEFPIHLPPSLRELHLQDNNIRTLPRSALAKLPLLERLHLDDNSISTVSIQDRAFSGTPRLRLLFLSRNHLSSIPAGLPASLEELRLDDNRISTIPTHAFRGLSSLRRLVLDGNLLANTRIADDTFSRLSNLTELSLVRNALQSPPVNLPSAHLIRLHLQDNGMTHIPRATLDGMKRLQRLDLSGNNLTSLPRGILRDTESMELLLLRGNPWYCGCNLHWLHSWLHGRGSAVTVRGLICQGPDSVRGQSLRDLTSLMEQCEGSPAGSSPGEVVNPVEKDRGGEDDVGESQVVSHGSTTTPPLLVPTQGSLFILRPKRPGLIMPLPPGEGGQVSGEALELTVKPLSSDSVLVSWLYPQPAPSFRLSWLRMGSSAALGSMTETLVPGERRQYLLTQLTPRSRYLICLLPLRQEASFGGSSMGSSRASSIDTDSKDSAPACAQIETGDVSSGGQGEDNEGQDSELTALPLAGIIGGATALVSLLLIFAIFCWYGQRSGYMSGDSGSYNRGRGGKHYDDYVESGTKKDTSILEIRAPPAGFQMTAMAHQSLQPKLEDVTYIHTIFPSSSSSSSQANGTYRSSHGAGSLNGTILSQASHHHVTYGTNRGYREGGIPDIDYAYT is encoded by the coding sequence ATGGCAGCTGAAAGTCTTGCCGAGCTTCGCGATTGGctatttctcctcctcctggtCCTCACCTTATTGGCTGAGGTGCTGGAGCTGGCAGCAGCTGCAATCGCCATGGAGACAGGCGAGGGAGATGAGGGCATTGTTTGTCCCTCCGTGTGCCGCTGTGATGAGGGCTTTGTCTACTGCAACGACCGTGGCCTGAGCATAATCCCTCCACTGCCATTAACTGCTGCTATCCTCTACTTACAGAGCAACCGGCTGAGCAACGCCGGGCTGCCACAGTCATTGGAACGCAGCACTTCTATACGAGTGATCTACCTATACGCCAACCAGCTGGATGAGTTTCCGATACACCTTCCACCCTCCTTAAGGGAGCTCCATTTGCAGGATAATAATATACGAACGTTACCGCGATCAGCTTTGGCCAAGTTACCATTACTAGAACGTTTACACCTGGATGATAACTCAATATCCACAGTTAGCATCCAGGATCGAGCTTTTTCTGGGACTCCGAGGCTTCGACTACTGTTTCTGTCTCGGAATCACCTATCAAGCATCCCCGCAGGCCTTCCGGCATCACTGGAAGAGTTGCGACTGGATGACAACAGGATTAGTACAATCCCAACGCATGCTTTCCGCGGTCTCTCCTCCTTGCGACGTCTGGTCCTGGATGGAAACCTGCTAGCCAACACACGCATCGCAGACGATACCTTTTCTCGTCTATCCAACCTGACGGAGCTGTCTCTAGTCAGAAACGCTCTGCAGTCTCCACCGGTCAACCTCCCTTCAGCTCACCTGATACGACTACACTTGCAAGACAACGGGATGACCCACATACCAAGGGCAACGCTGGACGGGATGAAGCGTCTACAGAGGCTGGACTTGTCAGGAAACAATCTGACAAGTCTGCCTCGAGGAATTCTGAGAGACACAGAAAGtatggagctgctgctgctgcgagGGAACCCCTGGTACTGTGGTTGCAACCTTCACTGGCTTCATTCCTGGCTGCATGGACGTGGGTCAGCAGTGACAGTCAGAGGCCTCATCTGTCAGGGGCCTGATTCTGTACGGGGCCAGTCACTCAGAGATCTAACATCATTGATGGAGCAGTGTGAAGGCTCTCCTGCAGGTTCTAGTCCTGGAGAAGTGGTAAACCCAGTAGAGAAAGATAGAGGAGGTGAAGATGATGTTGGAGAGAGTCAAGTAGTGTCTCATGGGAGCACCACTACTCCCCCTCTGTTGGTCCCTACACAAGGTTCTCTCTTCATTCTGCGGCCTAAACGGCCTGGCCTCATTATGCCCCTGCCTCCAGGGGAAGGTGGACAAGTATCTGGAGAGGCCTTAGAGCTGACTGTTAAACCTCTCTCTTCGGACAGTGTCCTTGTGAGTTGGCTGTACCCACAGCCAGCGCCCTCCTTCCGTCTGTCATGGCTAAGAATGGGAAGCAGTGCAGCACTTGGCTCAATGACAGAGACTTTGGTTCCTGGAGAGAGGAGGCAGTATCTCCTTACCCAGCTCACTCCACGTTCCCGTTACCTCATATGCCTTCTGCCACTACGACAGGAGGCCTCTTTTGGGGGATCCAGTATGGGTTCATCTCGAGCTAGCAGCATTGACACAGACAGTAAAGACTCAGCTCCAGCCTGTGCTCAAATAGAGACTGGAGATGTCAGCTCTGGAGGGCAGGGTGAAGATAACGAGGGACAGGACTCTGAGCTAACAGCTCTGCCATTAGCTGGAATAATAGGAGGAGCCACTGCATTGGTGAGCTTGCTCTTAATCTTTGCTATCTTCTGCTGGTATGGACAGAGATCAGGTTACATGTCTGGGGACTCAGGCTCATACAACAGAGGCCGGGGTGGGAAGCATTATGATGACTATGTAGAGTCAGGCACCAAGAAAGACACTTCCATCCTAGAGATCAGGGCCCCTCCTGCAGGGTTTCAGATGACAGCTATGGCCCATCAGTCCCTGCAGCCTAAGCTGGAGGATGTTACCTATATCCACACCATTTtcccttcttcctcctcctcttcctcccaaGCTAACGGGACCTACCGGAGCAGCCATGGAGCTGGCAGTCTCAACGGTACCATCCTCAGCCAAGCCAGCCACCATCATGTTACTTATGGTACTAACCGTGGCTACAGAGAGGGTGGCATCCCTGACATAGATTATGCCTACACGTGA